A genomic region of Christiangramia sp. OXR-203 contains the following coding sequences:
- the bglX gene encoding beta-glucosidase BglX, translated as MRKLFLSTLSLVVGTIGLHAQETGLKSSVKNVEAKVDSVLNIMTLEEKVGQMIQYNGSWDLTGPASETGNKQKEDRLKKGLVGSMLNVLSVEATEKAQKLNMENSRIKIPIIFGYDVIHGYKTIFPVPLAETASWDMEAAEESARIAALESVAEGVNWTFSPMIDVSRDARWGRIMEGSGEDPYLTSQVAVAKVNGYQGDDLADPNTIAATAKHFAGYGFAEGGKDYNTVNIGKNELHNVILPPFKAAADAGAATFMNAFNTIDGIPATGSESLQRELLKTEWGWDGFIVSDWGSISEMIPHGFARDKVHAAEIAVKAGSDMDMEGGAYQAGLEQLVAEGKVDEELINDAVRRILRVKFMMGLFDDPYRYINAEVKNEVPYEQHLETARDIARKSIVLLKNENDLLPMSASAGKIAVIGPLANDKDTPIGNWRAQGKANSAVSVVEGLKNQLPDSEIVYSEGVKLGMGERSFLMPLKINKTDTTGMGEAVKNARDAEVVVMVLGEDAFQSGEGRSQANIGFAGLQLELLKKVYAVNKNIVLVLINGRPMELSWSAENIPTIVEAWQLGSESGNAIADVLLGKYNPSGKLPVSFPRAVGQEPLYYNYKNTGRPYSEQHVTYSHYTDIENGPLFPFGYGLSYTTFDYAKPTLSSATLTSGETATLSVAVTNSGDTKGKEVVQLYLRDMVASTSRPVKGLKGFELIELEAGETKTVEFEISEEMLQFYTANEKWEAEEGEFRLMVGTNSEKLQTVTLNFQK; from the coding sequence ATGAGAAAGTTATTCTTAAGTACCCTTTCACTCGTGGTCGGGACCATAGGACTGCATGCGCAGGAAACAGGTCTCAAAAGTTCAGTAAAGAATGTCGAAGCCAAGGTAGATTCGGTTTTAAACATCATGACCCTGGAAGAGAAAGTAGGCCAGATGATCCAGTACAACGGGAGTTGGGATCTTACTGGACCCGCTTCTGAAACCGGTAATAAACAAAAAGAAGACAGGCTAAAGAAAGGTCTGGTTGGATCTATGCTAAATGTGCTTTCCGTAGAAGCGACCGAAAAAGCACAAAAGCTCAACATGGAAAATTCACGCATCAAGATTCCGATTATTTTTGGATATGATGTAATTCATGGATATAAAACAATTTTTCCAGTGCCGTTGGCAGAAACTGCTAGCTGGGATATGGAAGCTGCAGAGGAGTCGGCTAGAATTGCCGCTTTAGAATCTGTAGCAGAAGGTGTGAACTGGACGTTTTCTCCGATGATCGATGTTTCACGCGATGCTCGCTGGGGACGGATTATGGAAGGCTCCGGGGAAGACCCCTATTTAACTTCTCAGGTTGCGGTGGCAAAAGTAAATGGATACCAAGGAGATGACCTTGCAGATCCTAATACGATCGCAGCAACCGCTAAGCATTTTGCCGGATATGGTTTTGCTGAAGGTGGAAAGGATTATAACACAGTGAATATTGGTAAGAACGAACTTCATAATGTCATTTTGCCACCGTTTAAAGCTGCGGCAGATGCTGGAGCTGCTACTTTTATGAATGCCTTCAACACAATTGATGGTATTCCTGCGACCGGTAGTGAAAGCCTTCAGCGTGAGTTATTAAAAACTGAATGGGGCTGGGATGGATTTATAGTGTCAGATTGGGGTTCTATTTCAGAAATGATACCTCATGGATTTGCCCGTGATAAAGTGCATGCTGCTGAAATCGCTGTAAAGGCTGGTAGCGACATGGATATGGAAGGCGGAGCTTACCAGGCCGGACTCGAGCAATTGGTTGCTGAAGGAAAAGTTGATGAAGAGCTTATCAATGATGCAGTTCGCAGAATCCTGAGAGTGAAATTTATGATGGGGCTTTTCGATGATCCTTATCGTTATATCAATGCTGAAGTAAAAAATGAAGTGCCTTATGAGCAACATCTTGAAACAGCACGTGATATTGCCAGAAAATCTATTGTTCTTCTGAAGAATGAAAATGATCTTTTACCAATGTCGGCTTCCGCAGGAAAGATCGCAGTGATTGGTCCGCTTGCTAATGACAAGGACACGCCAATTGGAAACTGGAGAGCCCAGGGTAAAGCGAACTCTGCCGTATCTGTTGTAGAAGGTTTAAAAAATCAATTACCAGACTCTGAAATTGTTTATTCTGAAGGAGTAAAGTTAGGGATGGGAGAACGTAGCTTTTTAATGCCGCTTAAAATCAACAAAACCGATACTACAGGAATGGGTGAGGCCGTTAAGAATGCCAGAGACGCTGAAGTGGTGGTTATGGTTCTTGGTGAAGATGCATTTCAATCTGGGGAAGGTAGAAGTCAGGCAAATATTGGTTTCGCCGGACTGCAACTAGAGCTTTTGAAAAAAGTTTACGCTGTAAATAAGAATATCGTTCTGGTACTTATAAATGGAAGACCAATGGAATTAAGCTGGTCTGCTGAAAATATTCCTACTATCGTTGAAGCCTGGCAGCTTGGTTCTGAAAGTGGAAATGCTATCGCAGATGTGCTTCTTGGAAAGTACAATCCTTCCGGCAAATTACCGGTTTCTTTTCCTAGAGCTGTGGGACAGGAGCCATTATATTATAACTATAAAAACACTGGGAGACCATACAGCGAACAGCATGTGACCTACTCGCATTATACAGATATCGAAAACGGACCTTTATTTCCATTCGGTTACGGGCTTAGTTACACAACTTTCGATTACGCTAAACCAACTTTGAGCTCAGCTACGTTAACTTCAGGTGAAACTGCGACCTTGAGTGTTGCAGTCACAAATTCTGGGGATACCAAAGGGAAAGAAGTTGTGCAACTATATCTACGTGATATGGTGGCTAGCACGAGCAGACCTGTAAAAGGATTGAAAGGTTTTGAGCTGATCGAACTGGAAGCGGGTGAAACTAAAACTGTAGAGTTTGAAATTTCAGAAGAGATGCTTCAGTTTTATACCGCTAATGAAAAGTGGGAAGCTGAAGAAGGAGAATTCAGGTTGATGGTTGGAACCAATTCAGAAAAATTGCAAACAGTGACACTTAATTTTCAGAAATGA